A genomic stretch from Dysgonomonadaceae bacterium PH5-43 includes:
- a CDS encoding hypothetical protein (product_source=Hypo-rule applied; cath_funfam=2.170.120.20; superfamily=50969) has product MNRIYFILTLITIPFICSAQVKEQFSFQGAYKNKSAQGMAIHKNTAFLLNNGGLCRVFDLKKKKLISEFNLASADEKNHVNCAAFGPYHKKGNKKYPTIYISECSGKNRCFVESINNEGSELIQTLEIQTNGHEQESANWFIDKKKKCIYTISLPYKNDKTKESTAANNYLITKLPLPPLDSTEVIFTEKDIIEQFEISFSNLLQGGVIHKNCLYLPVGLHDYNGSEKRTDKERAVIVVNLTQKRIEKKIYIGDIVLNEPEDVDFYKGKLLLYCGQSGGLYNIPLK; this is encoded by the coding sequence ATGAACAGAATATACTTTATATTAACTCTAATCACGATACCATTTATTTGCTCTGCCCAAGTAAAAGAACAATTTTCGTTTCAAGGAGCATACAAAAACAAATCGGCACAAGGAATGGCTATACACAAAAACACAGCATTCTTACTTAACAATGGCGGATTGTGTAGAGTTTTCGACTTAAAGAAAAAGAAATTAATCTCAGAATTTAACCTCGCAAGTGCAGATGAGAAAAATCATGTAAACTGTGCCGCATTTGGACCTTATCACAAAAAAGGCAACAAGAAATATCCAACTATTTACATATCAGAATGTAGTGGGAAAAACCGATGCTTTGTTGAAAGCATCAACAATGAAGGCTCTGAATTAATACAAACTTTAGAAATACAAACTAATGGACACGAACAAGAAAGTGCCAACTGGTTTATCGACAAAAAAAAGAAATGTATTTATACAATCTCACTACCTTATAAAAATGACAAAACAAAAGAGTCTACAGCTGCAAATAATTATTTAATAACAAAACTACCTTTACCGCCTTTAGACAGTACAGAGGTGATATTTACAGAAAAAGACATTATAGAACAATTCGAAATTTCCTTTTCTAACCTACTGCAAGGTGGAGTTATTCATAAAAATTGCTTATATTTGCCTGTCGGTTTGCACGACTATAATGGAAGCGAAAAAAGAACAGACAAAGAACGCGCCGTTATTGTTGTTAATCTGACACAAAAAAGAATAGAAAAGAAGATTTACATCGGAGATATAGTGCTTAACGAACCCGAAGATGTCGATTTCTATAAAGGAAAATTATTATTGTATTGTGGGCAAAGCGGCGGACTATACAATATTCCCTTAAAATAA
- a CDS encoding hypothetical protein (product_source=Hypo-rule applied; superfamily=53254): protein MIHYFNPGNETAILNQSKYYQPPSIQIKMQNDLEFLPAWYSNDDDFVFLRNNLPENFKDTLTLLNNSVKGITTEDLIANTKLSEQAICLWGLAPNNIHTFEKINKDYKLNLSIPKWQDEYKELSSRNTSHKVLAELIEMLPFIDKDIMPKCFSDINSIEEFLVKSETMQLLKSPFSSSGRGLLWLNPNTLPQSERQITHGILKSQKTVSLEKALNKVFDFSMHFNINNGIEFLGYSVFETNKKGAYTHSKLASQNKLEEAILAYINKNIIEDVKIQLLNILHKTYSSYSGNIGVDMLIYETEQGYKLHPCVEVNMRKSMGYLSLAFFNKYVNLSSNGSFHVEFNASPNAIYQQHLTNTREYPLVIENGKIKSGYLSLCPVNEDSKYIAFVHVRASHKIKTKN from the coding sequence ATGATACATTATTTTAATCCTGGCAACGAAACTGCTATTCTTAATCAATCGAAATATTATCAACCTCCAAGCATTCAGATAAAAATGCAGAACGATTTAGAGTTTCTGCCTGCTTGGTATTCTAACGATGACGACTTTGTTTTTTTGAGAAATAACTTACCCGAAAACTTCAAAGATACCCTTACCTTACTAAACAACTCTGTAAAAGGTATAACAACAGAAGATTTAATAGCAAACACAAAACTATCAGAACAAGCAATTTGCTTATGGGGATTAGCTCCTAACAACATACATACATTTGAGAAAATAAATAAAGACTACAAACTGAATTTATCAATACCCAAATGGCAAGACGAGTACAAAGAACTTAGCAGTCGCAACACTTCGCATAAAGTTTTAGCCGAATTAATCGAGATGCTTCCCTTTATCGACAAAGACATAATGCCTAAATGCTTTTCAGATATTAATAGTATCGAAGAGTTTCTTGTAAAAAGCGAGACTATGCAATTACTTAAATCTCCGTTCTCATCATCAGGCAGAGGTTTACTTTGGTTAAATCCAAACACATTACCTCAATCTGAACGACAAATTACTCACGGCATACTTAAATCTCAAAAAACAGTTTCTTTAGAGAAAGCTTTAAACAAGGTTTTCGACTTCTCTATGCACTTCAACATAAACAACGGTATAGAGTTTTTAGGATATTCGGTTTTCGAAACAAATAAAAAAGGAGCTTATACGCACAGTAAACTCGCATCGCAAAACAAACTTGAAGAAGCAATCCTTGCCTACATAAACAAGAATATTATTGAAGATGTTAAGATTCAACTTCTGAATATTCTTCATAAAACTTATTCGTCTTACTCGGGCAATATAGGTGTTGATATGTTAATCTACGAAACAGAACAAGGATACAAACTGCACCCTTGTGTAGAGGTTAATATGCGTAAAAGTATGGGGTATTTATCGTTAGCTTTTTTCAACAAATATGTAAACCTCTCTTCTAATGGTAGTTTTCACGTAGAATTTAATGCATCTCCTAATGCTATTTACCAGCAACACTTAACAAATACTCGGGAATATCCTTTAGTGATAGAGAATGGTAAAATCAAGTCGGGATATCTAAGTCTTTGCCCTGTTAATGAAGACAGCAAATATATTGCGTTTGTGCATGTGCGTGCTTCGCACAAGATAAAAACTAAAAACTAA
- a CDS encoding iron complex transport system ATP-binding protein (product_source=KO:K02013; cath_funfam=3.40.50.300; cog=COG1120; ko=KO:K02013; pfam=PF00005; smart=SM00382; superfamily=52540) — protein sequence MERNTIHINNLTIGYKTKGVDKIIGKNLSSSINSKELTCLIGANGVGKSTLLRTLSGFQPPISGEITLNNKSINNYSNKELSKLVGVVLTEKVEVRDMSVFELVSMGRNPYTSFWGKLSGSDIAIINEAISLVNITDLTKRSIQTLSDGERQKAMIAKALAQQTPIIFLDEPTAFLDFPSKVEIMQLLHTLSKTTDKTIFLSTHDLELALQIADTIWIMDKTKGLVVGSPNQLSEDGSIDNIFNRKGVSYDRNNKMFRIEK from the coding sequence ATGGAGCGAAACACTATTCATATAAATAACCTGACTATAGGTTATAAAACAAAGGGAGTCGATAAAATTATTGGCAAAAACCTTTCTTCTTCTATAAACAGTAAAGAACTTACTTGTTTAATAGGTGCCAATGGTGTAGGCAAATCTACTTTACTAAGAACTTTATCAGGATTTCAACCTCCTATTTCGGGCGAAATTACTCTAAATAACAAATCTATAAACAACTACTCCAACAAAGAACTATCTAAACTTGTAGGCGTGGTTCTGACCGAAAAAGTTGAAGTAAGAGATATGTCGGTATTCGAGTTGGTAAGTATGGGAAGAAATCCTTACACCAGTTTTTGGGGTAAACTATCAGGCTCCGACATTGCAATAATTAACGAGGCTATAAGTTTGGTTAACATAACAGACTTAACGAAGCGTTCGATACAAACATTAAGCGACGGCGAGCGTCAAAAAGCTATGATAGCTAAAGCTCTGGCTCAACAAACTCCTATAATATTTCTTGATGAACCTACTGCTTTTCTCGACTTTCCAAGCAAAGTAGAAATTATGCAACTGCTACACACGTTAAGTAAAACTACCGATAAAACTATTTTTCTTTCCACTCACGATTTAGAATTGGCTCTGCAAATTGCCGATACTATCTGGATTATGGATAAAACAAAAGGTCTTGTAGTTGGCTCTCCCAATCAATTATCTGAAGACGGCAGTATCGACAATATTTTTAACAGAAAAGGTGTTAGCTACGATCGTAACAACAAAATGTTCAGAATAGAAAAATAA
- a CDS encoding biopolymer transport protein ExbB (product_source=KO:K03561; cog=COG0811; ko=KO:K03561; pfam=PF01618; smart=SM00311; superfamily=74788; transmembrane_helix_parts=Inside_1_12,TMhelix_13_30,Outside_31_57,TMhelix_58_80,Inside_81_155,TMhelix_156_178,Outside_179_200,TMhelix_201_223,Inside_224_250), with protein MKPNHYFVFMKRLLLLIIIMFASVSLWANVEPDFVSEINTQTMHQAIKTKFVEGSVVFMSFIALALILGLAFCLERIIYLNLSQINTKKFLLSIEEKLKQDDLTGAMDLARNTRGPVASVCYQALLRYNEDIDMIDKSITSYGSVQVGLMEKNLSWISLFIATAPSLGFLGTVIGMIQSFDKIQQYGDINSSIVAGGMKFALITTVGGLIVGLILQFFYNYILSKIEEIIRQMEDDSIVILDMIIKAKKK; from the coding sequence TTGAAACCTAATCATTATTTTGTTTTTATGAAACGGTTGTTATTATTGATTATCATAATGTTTGCAAGTGTATCTTTGTGGGCGAATGTAGAACCCGATTTTGTGTCGGAGATAAATACTCAGACTATGCATCAGGCTATAAAAACTAAGTTTGTTGAAGGGTCGGTGGTGTTTATGAGTTTTATTGCTTTGGCATTGATACTCGGTTTGGCTTTCTGTTTAGAAAGGATTATTTACTTAAACCTATCTCAAATTAATACTAAAAAGTTTTTATTAAGTATAGAAGAAAAACTTAAACAAGATGATTTGACCGGAGCTATGGACTTGGCTCGGAATACAAGAGGACCTGTTGCGTCTGTTTGTTATCAGGCTTTACTAAGATACAATGAAGATATTGATATGATAGATAAGTCGATAACTTCTTATGGTAGTGTTCAGGTAGGATTGATGGAGAAAAATCTTTCGTGGATTAGTTTGTTTATTGCAACAGCTCCGAGTTTGGGTTTTTTAGGAACGGTTATAGGTATGATTCAATCTTTCGATAAGATACAGCAATATGGCGATATTAACTCTTCGATAGTTGCAGGAGGAATGAAATTTGCTCTTATAACTACTGTTGGAGGTTTGATAGTAGGTCTTATCTTGCAATTCTTCTATAACTATATACTTAGTAAGATAGAGGAAATAATAAGACAGATGGAAGACGATTCTATCGTTATTCTGGATATGATAATAAAGGCGAAGAAGAAGTAA
- a CDS encoding uncharacterized protein YacL (product_source=COG4956; cog=COG4956; superfamily=161070; transmembrane_helix_parts=Outside_1_3,TMhelix_4_26,Inside_27_38,TMhelix_39_61,Outside_62_70,TMhelix_71_93,Inside_94_99) encodes MVSILLICIYVLLGLSLLAVLFFSIRRFIVLWKTDKRAVTISIAGIVSLLLLLLTTYILGSGEAWFKVIDMWIYSAACLLVLSLLAIIIGVIWSNIVNK; translated from the coding sequence ATGGTGTCGATATTGTTAATATGTATATATGTGCTTTTAGGTTTAAGTTTATTAGCCGTATTGTTTTTCTCAATCCGCAGGTTTATTGTGTTGTGGAAAACAGATAAAAGAGCAGTTACTATCTCTATCGCAGGTATCGTTTCCTTATTGTTACTACTTCTTACAACTTATATATTAGGAAGTGGAGAGGCTTGGTTCAAGGTTATAGATATGTGGATTTATAGTGCAGCTTGTCTGTTGGTTTTATCTCTGTTGGCAATAATAATAGGAGTTATTTGGAGTAATATTGTTAATAAATAA
- a CDS encoding biopolymer transport protein ExbD (product_source=COG0848; cog=COG0848; pfam=PF02472; transmembrane_helix_parts=Outside_1_14,TMhelix_15_33,Inside_34_197) yields MASFKRKVPQVNSSASADIAFLLLIFFLITSSLDPKTGIYRKLNASTPEEVLKERIDIEDRNLLTFTIDSVDNVLYLDEVIKLPEIRDISKTFIANPNNADFLPEKKIVDIVGIGEYPVTINHIISVKIDDRSKYETYISVLNEITTAYNRLRNEASNDIFNTSYYSLDTEKQRAIREIYPLKISESIVPHEKEEDI; encoded by the coding sequence ATGGCGAGTTTCAAAAGAAAAGTACCTCAAGTAAATTCGAGTGCTTCGGCAGATATAGCTTTCTTATTGCTGATATTCTTTCTTATAACAAGTTCTTTAGACCCTAAAACAGGAATTTACAGAAAGCTCAATGCCTCAACTCCTGAGGAAGTTTTGAAAGAAAGGATTGATATAGAAGATAGAAATCTTCTTACCTTTACAATAGATTCGGTAGATAATGTGTTGTATCTCGATGAAGTTATAAAATTGCCAGAAATAAGGGATATAAGTAAAACCTTTATTGCTAATCCTAACAATGCTGACTTCCTTCCCGAGAAGAAAATTGTAGATATAGTTGGGATAGGAGAATACCCGGTAACAATTAATCATATTATCTCGGTAAAGATAGACGATAGGTCGAAATACGAAACTTATATATCGGTATTAAATGAGATAACAACGGCGTATAATAGGTTGCGTAATGAAGCATCTAACGATATATTTAATACTTCTTATTACAGTCTCGACACGGAAAAGCAAAGAGCTATAAGAGAAATATATCCTTTGAAGATATCAGAGTCAATAGTTCCACACGAAAAAGAAGAGGATATATGA
- a CDS encoding biopolymer transport protein ExbD (product_source=COG0848; cog=COG0848; pfam=PF02472; transmembrane_helix_parts=Inside_1_11,TMhelix_12_34,Outside_35_147): MSRFRKSAKREVPGLSTAALPDLIFTILFFFMIVTNMRPVSIKAEFELPEATEFEKLTEKNSIVYIMVGKQKDNLSVETIQLNSDFVSLEELPLALDSIKQIEDFDYEQAVVVLKADKDSQMHLIHNIKQHLRDAQLLTVHYSVNKK; this comes from the coding sequence ATGAGTCGCTTTAGAAAATCAGCAAAGAGGGAAGTTCCCGGATTAAGTACGGCTGCTTTGCCCGACTTAATATTTACTATATTGTTTTTCTTTATGATAGTAACCAATATGCGTCCTGTGTCGATAAAGGCAGAGTTTGAACTTCCAGAAGCAACAGAGTTTGAAAAACTTACAGAGAAAAACTCCATAGTGTATATAATGGTAGGTAAACAAAAAGATAATCTTAGTGTAGAAACTATTCAATTAAATTCTGATTTTGTTTCGTTAGAAGAACTTCCATTAGCACTGGATAGCATAAAACAAATAGAAGATTTTGATTACGAACAGGCAGTGGTTGTTCTTAAAGCAGATAAAGATAGCCAAATGCATCTAATACATAATATTAAACAACATCTTAGAGATGCACAATTACTTACAGTGCATTATTCTGTAAATAAAAAATGA
- a CDS encoding putative Zn-dependent protease (product_source=COG4783; cath_funfam=3.30.2010.10; cog=COG4783; pfam=PF01435; superfamily=140990) — MKKIFFLLLVSVGLYSCSSVPITGRQQLSLVSDSEVMTLSLQQYDEFMGTAKKSSNKTSTALVEKVGKDIAGAVEAYFKVTGMESLLSEYKWEFNLVEDEQVNAFCMPGGKIVVYTGILPYTQDATGLAVVLGHEVGHAIAKHANERMSNQMALNYGGVALDAVLSGSSATTKAIGETVWGLGSQVGVMLPFNRKQELEADHLGLILMAIAGYDPNQAIPFWQRMSQQGGGSIELLSTHPSDNNRIKEIQKQLPEAMEYYNTIWGGGSSTKTNTPAKSTSTSEDWHF; from the coding sequence ATGAAGAAAATATTCTTTTTATTATTAGTGAGTGTGGGCTTATATTCTTGCAGTAGTGTGCCAATTACAGGGAGACAACAATTAAGTTTAGTTTCTGATAGTGAAGTTATGACTTTAAGTCTACAACAGTATGACGAATTTATGGGGACAGCTAAAAAGTCTTCAAATAAAACCTCGACTGCATTAGTCGAAAAAGTAGGGAAAGATATTGCCGGTGCTGTTGAAGCGTATTTTAAGGTAACAGGTATGGAATCTTTACTCTCTGAATATAAATGGGAATTTAATCTTGTAGAAGATGAACAAGTAAATGCTTTTTGTATGCCTGGTGGTAAAATAGTTGTTTACACAGGAATACTTCCATACACACAAGATGCAACAGGTTTGGCGGTAGTGTTAGGGCACGAAGTTGGTCACGCAATAGCTAAACACGCAAACGAAAGAATGTCAAATCAAATGGCTCTCAATTATGGCGGAGTTGCTTTAGATGCAGTTCTTAGCGGTTCGTCTGCTACAACTAAGGCAATAGGCGAAACAGTTTGGGGATTGGGTTCGCAAGTAGGAGTTATGTTGCCTTTTAATAGAAAACAAGAACTTGAAGCCGACCATTTAGGTTTAATTCTTATGGCTATCGCAGGGTACGACCCTAACCAAGCTATACCTTTCTGGCAAAGAATGTCGCAACAAGGCGGAGGTTCTATTGAACTATTAAGTACTCACCCTTCTGATAACAACCGTATAAAAGAAATACAAAAACAACTTCCGGAGGCAATGGAATATTATAACACTATATGGGGAGGTGGTAGTTCTACAAAGACAAATACTCCGGCTAAATCTACATCTACAAGTGAAGACTGGCACTTTTAA
- a CDS encoding guanosine-3',5'-bis(diphosphate) 3'-pyrophosphohydrolase (product_source=KO:K01139; cath_funfam=3.10.20.30,3.30.460.10,3.30.70.260; cog=COG0317; ko=KO:K01139; pfam=PF02824,PF04607,PF13291,PF13328,PF19296; smart=SM00954; superfamily=109604,55021,81271,81301; tigrfam=TIGR00691), which yields MSKLLTKEESVDFIKTYSRLLRSVGDIALPGDKDKIKEYIEKAVAKNGYGEDVYGFNILLRNIHTALIITEEIGLKRTSVIAVLLSSIVIEKLCTLDDITKDFGADVSKIIHGLMKIHELYEKNAAIDNENFRTLLLSFAEDVRVILILIAERLYLMRSAKQIKNETYRLQIAAEASYLYAPLSHKLGLYKIKSDLEDLSLKFRDRERYLYIKDKLSETKRSRDEYIAEFIAPIEKRLKEMNLNFDIKGRTKSIHSINNKLIKQQIEFEKIYDLFAIRIILDTPLDKEKAECWQVYSVVTDMYQPNPKRMKDWLSVPKSNGYESLHTTVMGSGGRWVEVQIRTKRMDEIAEKGLAAHWKYKGLKGESGFDSWLNNVREVLENKDESPAELIDNFKMDLYDDEIFVFTPKGDLFKLPHNATILDFAFAIHTSVGAKCVSGKVNGKNVSIKQKLQSGDQVDILTSQNQTPKQDWLNFVVTSKARIKIKQSLKEQDAKQSEFAKELLKRRFKNRKIEEDEATLMRLIKKMGYKTVTKFYADIANDRLDVNAVIDQYQERKEHEALEHSERSVENYQARTTPVEEISTKEDVLVIDRNLTGIDYKLAKCCNPIYGDDIFGFVSSQGIKIHRTNCPNAPTLFSKYGYRVVKSRWAGKSGASYPVVLRVVGHDDIGIVTNITSIISKESGMMLRSINVDSQDGIFQGTITVLLSDTSMLNSLIKKIKAIKGVKQAERV from the coding sequence ATGAGCAAATTGTTGACAAAGGAAGAGTCTGTTGATTTTATTAAAACTTATAGTCGCTTATTAAGAAGTGTTGGTGATATTGCTCTTCCTGGTGATAAAGATAAAATAAAAGAATACATAGAAAAAGCTGTAGCTAAGAATGGCTATGGGGAAGATGTTTATGGCTTTAATATTCTTCTTCGTAATATTCATACGGCATTAATAATAACGGAAGAGATAGGACTTAAACGAACTTCTGTTATTGCAGTGTTGTTGTCTTCGATAGTTATAGAAAAACTATGCACATTAGATGATATTACTAAAGATTTTGGCGCAGATGTATCGAAGATAATTCATGGATTAATGAAGATTCATGAGCTTTACGAAAAGAATGCGGCAATAGATAATGAAAACTTTAGAACATTACTTCTTTCTTTTGCAGAAGATGTGCGTGTTATATTGATTTTAATTGCAGAACGTCTGTATTTAATGCGTAGTGCAAAGCAGATAAAGAACGAAACTTATCGTTTGCAAATAGCCGCCGAAGCATCATATCTTTATGCTCCTCTTTCTCATAAATTAGGATTGTATAAAATAAAGTCTGATTTGGAAGACCTATCTCTTAAGTTTAGAGATAGAGAAAGATACCTTTATATAAAAGATAAACTTAGCGAAACTAAACGTTCGCGAGATGAATATATTGCAGAGTTTATTGCTCCGATAGAGAAGCGACTAAAGGAAATGAACCTTAATTTTGATATAAAGGGTCGAACAAAGTCGATACATTCTATAAACAATAAACTTATTAAGCAGCAAATAGAGTTTGAAAAAATATACGACTTATTTGCTATCCGTATTATATTAGATACTCCTTTAGATAAAGAAAAAGCAGAATGTTGGCAAGTATATTCGGTAGTTACCGATATGTATCAGCCAAATCCTAAGCGAATGAAAGATTGGCTTTCGGTGCCAAAGAGTAACGGTTACGAATCGCTCCACACCACAGTTATGGGCTCTGGTGGTCGTTGGGTAGAAGTTCAGATTAGAACTAAACGTATGGACGAGATTGCCGAGAAAGGTTTAGCTGCTCACTGGAAATATAAAGGTCTGAAAGGAGAAAGTGGGTTCGATAGTTGGTTGAATAATGTTCGTGAAGTGTTGGAGAATAAAGATGAATCGCCAGCCGAGCTTATCGATAACTTTAAGATGGACCTATATGATGATGAAATCTTTGTGTTTACACCTAAAGGTGATTTGTTCAAACTTCCCCATAATGCTACTATCCTCGATTTTGCTTTTGCAATTCATACATCTGTAGGAGCTAAATGCGTATCGGGCAAAGTAAATGGTAAGAATGTATCCATAAAACAGAAGCTACAGAGTGGCGACCAAGTAGATATACTTACTTCTCAAAATCAAACACCTAAGCAAGACTGGCTAAACTTTGTTGTTACAAGCAAAGCACGTATTAAGATTAAGCAATCGCTGAAAGAACAAGATGCTAAACAATCGGAGTTTGCGAAAGAACTTCTTAAACGTCGTTTCAAAAATAGAAAGATAGAAGAAGATGAGGCTACTCTTATGCGCCTTATAAAAAAGATGGGGTATAAGACTGTTACTAAGTTTTATGCGGATATAGCTAACGACCGTTTAGATGTAAATGCTGTAATAGATCAGTATCAAGAAAGAAAAGAACACGAAGCCTTAGAGCATTCTGAAAGGAGTGTGGAAAACTATCAGGCTCGTACTACTCCTGTTGAAGAAATATCGACCAAAGAAGATGTTTTAGTTATCGATCGTAACCTTACTGGTATAGATTATAAACTTGCTAAATGTTGTAATCCTATATATGGTGATGATATATTTGGTTTTGTGTCTTCGCAAGGTATTAAGATACACAGAACAAACTGTCCGAATGCTCCTACGCTTTTTAGTAAGTATGGATACAGGGTTGTTAAATCACGATGGGCAGGAAAATCGGGCGCAAGCTATCCTGTTGTCTTAAGGGTTGTTGGGCACGACGATATAGGAATTGTAACTAATATTACGTCTATAATATCAAAAGAAAGCGGAATGATGTTGCGTTCTATTAATGTTGATTCGCAAGATGGTATCTTTCAGGGTACAATAACAGTGCTGCTAAGCGATACCTCAATGCTTAATAGTCTTATCAAGAAAATAAAAGCTATTAAAGGCGTTAAGCAAGCGGAACGGGTTTAA
- a CDS encoding hypothetical protein (product_source=Hypo-rule applied; cath_funfam=3.40.50.1820; cleavage_site_network=SignalP-noTM; pfam=PF03583; superfamily=53474): MLKKCYLFILLGLLLVSCSDDDYNPTPTYDYLDKVEESGSMTTGLIKLALKTFGYKEYMNIVNSDVNCYKVSYYTEYPKGTKIKASGALIISKSFNPEFPTIVYNHGTVTEKEAPSISVSSISNYNIELFLGIALASAYNCAVLLPDYIGYGESNNIIHPYIHKESLGQAGLDMVRAFEEYADNTKGLTFNNDLFITGYSEGGNASLALHEKIENTNNSGLYIYKTVAGSGSYDNVSFAKEFLAQDITLDAHFISSYLWTFNMYKTNYNYSKAYDKVFSESDNALLKANNYDLAYFHTEELDINTNPKLLFNEDFRQGVIDGSDTELINILNKNSFFSFAPKDSVVLIYGTADDWVFPSNSINTYNSIKELGGKARVVEVEGKNHETLLIDYLDLILKELKSAL, encoded by the coding sequence ATGTTAAAGAAATGTTATCTTTTTATTCTGTTAGGATTATTATTAGTTTCTTGTTCAGACGACGATTACAACCCAACTCCCACTTATGATTATTTAGACAAAGTTGAAGAAAGCGGTTCTATGACAACAGGGTTAATAAAGTTGGCACTCAAAACCTTCGGATATAAAGAGTATATGAACATAGTAAACAGTGATGTTAATTGCTATAAAGTAAGTTATTACACCGAATATCCTAAGGGAACGAAGATAAAAGCTTCTGGAGCTTTAATTATATCTAAAAGTTTTAATCCCGAATTTCCCACTATTGTATATAATCACGGTACTGTAACCGAAAAAGAAGCTCCGTCTATCTCGGTATCTTCAATATCAAATTATAATATTGAGCTGTTTTTAGGCATAGCTTTGGCATCTGCTTATAATTGCGCCGTTTTACTTCCCGACTATATAGGTTATGGAGAAAGCAACAACATTATTCACCCTTACATACACAAAGAATCGTTAGGTCAAGCTGGCTTAGATATGGTCAGAGCTTTTGAAGAATATGCCGACAACACTAAAGGCTTAACTTTCAACAATGATTTGTTTATAACCGGATATTCTGAGGGAGGTAATGCTTCGTTGGCTTTACACGAAAAGATAGAGAACACAAATAATTCTGGACTTTACATCTACAAAACAGTAGCAGGTTCGGGTTCGTACGATAACGTTTCGTTTGCGAAAGAGTTTTTAGCACAAGACATTACCCTTGATGCGCATTTTATTAGTAGTTATTTGTGGACTTTCAATATGTATAAAACAAATTACAACTATTCTAAAGCTTACGACAAGGTATTTTCGGAATCCGACAATGCCTTATTAAAGGCAAATAATTATGATTTAGCTTATTTCCATACTGAAGAGTTAGATATAAACACTAATCCTAAACTATTATTTAATGAAGATTTCCGACAAGGAGTTATAGACGGAAGCGATACCGAACTTATTAATATCTTGAATAAAAATTCTTTCTTTTCGTTCGCACCAAAGGATAGCGTTGTTTTAATCTATGGAACTGCCGACGATTGGGTTTTTCCATCTAACAGCATCAACACTTACAATTCTATTAAAGAGTTAGGCGGCAAAGCCAGAGTAGTTGAAGTTGAAGGTAAAAACCACGAAACGCTATTGATTGATTATTTAGATTTAATTCTCAAAGAACTGAAAAGCGCACTTTGA